AACGCGATGCTTGCTCCATCCATCAGTCGTCTGTTGAGCTTTGCCGCGGCCGCTGCCGTGTTGCCGCTGCTCGGCATCTATGCGTTGCTGCTCTACATCGCCACGCCCAGTGCCACCGGTGGCATGGAGCCGACCGTCACGATGGTCTGCTACATCGCGTTCACCATCATCTTCGGTGCGCTCATCACCGTGGCACTCAACTTCTCGCGTCAGCTTGGCCGCGAAGCCAAGGGTGAATTCCAGACGCCCTGAACGCGTCGGCATGGCTTTGGCACGACGTCTGAACGACTGCTGAAACCGTGAGGGTCCCCGATCCCGGTCACCGATATCTTCGGCGACCGGGATTCTTGTTTTGTGCCGGTTGACCCCGATCTTGGCTGATCGGACGCGCCAACCATTTTCCTGTTCCGTCTCGCTCCGTCCCGCCCCCGAGGTCCAATGCATGATGCGCACGCCTTTCTGGCGAACCTGACGCTCGTTCTCTGCGTCGCCGCATTCACCACCTACCTGTTCCAGCGTATCCGGCAACCGGTGGTGTTCGGCTATCTGATTGCGGGGATGATCGTCGGGCCGCACGTCGGCGTGCCGCTGTTTGCCGATCGCACCATGGTCACCACTCTCTCCGAGCTCGGCGTCATTCTGCTGATGTTCGGACTGGGGCTCGAGTTCAGTCTGCGCAAGCTGGTGCAGGTCGGCCCCACGGCCGGGTTGGTCGCACTGGTCGACACCAGCGTCATGTTGCTCTTCGGATTCTTCACCGGGCAATTGCTCGGCTGGAGCATGCTCGAGAGTGTGTTCTGCGGCGCGATCGTGGCCATCTCCTCCACGACGATCATCGTGAAGGCGTTTGCCGAACAGGGCGTGCGGGGTCGCTTCACGGAGCTCGTCTTCGGCATCCTGATCAGTGAAGACCTCATCGCGATCCTGTTGATCGCCATTCTCACGACGGTGGCCACCGGCGGTGGGGTTTCGGCAGGCGCCGTGGGGCTCACGGCCGGGAAGCTGGTGCTGTTCCTGGCCGCATTCGTGGGGTTGGGGCTGCTGCTCGTCCCCCGTCTGGTGCGTGGCGTGGTGCGTCTCGATCGTGCCGAAACCACGCTGGTCGTGGCGCTCGGGATCTGCTTCGGTGGCGCGCTGCTCGCGCTGTCCGCGGGCTATTCCGTCGCACTGGGCGCATTCATCGCCGGATCTCTCGTGGCCGAGTCGGGCGAAGCCCGTCGGGTGGAGCATCTCGTTTCCGGCGTGCGCGACATGTTCGGCGCGATCTTCTTCGTGTCGGTGGGCATGATGATCGACCCGCGCCTCGTCATCGAACACTGGGGCGCGGTGGCCGTGCTGTCCGTGGTGGTGATCGCCGGCAAATTCATCGCGGTGTCCACCGGTGCGTTTCTCACCGGCAATGACGTGCGCACATCGGCGCAGGCCGGCATGAGTCTCACGCAGATCGGCGAGTTCGCCTTCATCATCGCCGCGCTGGGCATGTCCAGCGGCGTGGTGCGCGAGTTTCTCTATCCCGTCGCGGTGGCCGTATCGGCCATCACGACCCTCACCACGCCGCTGCTGATCCGCGCGTCGGGACCGTTCGCGTCGTTCATCGACCGGAACCTGCCGCGCTCGCTGCAGACGTTCGTGGGGTTGTACGGCACCTGGATCGAACGTCTGCGCATGGCGTCGGTCGATGCGGGGATGGCGCCGCTGGTGCGTCGCAAGGTGTTCATGCTGGCGATCGACGCCTTGCTGCTGGCCGGCGTGGTGATCGGCGTCGCTTTTGCCAGAGACCCCATGGCCGCGTATCTGTCCCAAGCCATGGCGCTCTCGCCCGCGGTGAGCATCACGGTGTTGTATGCGGTCGCGGCACTGGTGGCGATTCCCTTCATCATCGGCATCGTGCGCGTTTCGGCGGCGTTTGCCTCACTGCTCGCGTATCGCGCGCTGCCGCTCTCGGCCGGCAATCGTCTCGACTATGCCCAGGCACCGCGGCAGGTGCTCATGGCCACCTTGCAGCTGGCCCTGGTGACGGTGAGCGGTTTGCTCGTCGTCGTGGTGACCGGCCCCTTCGTGCCGCTCGGGCGTGGTGCCATCGTGCTGGCCCTCATCGTGGGCTGGCTTGGCGTGGTGTTCTGGCGGAGCACGGCCAACCTGTATGGTCATACTAGGGCCGGCGCCGAGGTGCTGCTGGCGGCGCTGGCAAAGAACATGGCCGCGCCGGCCGCCACGGAGCACGGCGAACCCGCTCCCGTGCCGGCGCGCGATCTGGCCGTGGTGCATCGCATGCTGCCCGGACTTGGCGATCCGGTGCCCATGCTGTTGACTGTCGACAGCCCCGCCGTGGGACGTTCGCTGGGTGAACTGCAACTGCGTTCACTCACCGGGGCGGTGGTTCTGGCCGTCACGCGCGGGGGCGAACGGGTGATGCTGCCCGTGGGCAGTGAACGCCTGCAGGTGGGTGATATCCTGGCCCTCGCCGGCACGAGCGATGCCATCGACGCCGCACGGGAGGTGTTGTTGGGCCACGCCGACGAGACTGGTCACGCGGAAAGTTCAGGGCACGCGGCGTGACCAGGTGCCAGCCATCCACCGGTCGTCTTTCGACTATTGGCCGGCCGTCGCGCGCACCTGCCCACCCACCTCGATGCCCGGCGGCGATTGTTGCGTCGTGATGCTGACATACGCATTGCCGCTTTCGAGCGCGGCGATGAGCGTGCTCCGTGCCTCGGCCACCGACTTCTCATGCCGTTGCAGAAATGTCGGGGTGTAAGTCTGTGCGCGATCGAGGTTCACCTCGAAATGGTGAGAGCCCTGTTGCTGCCGGTACTGCGCGATGGGGTCCCTGAGACACAACGCCACATCGTTCGACGGTCCCGGCGAGTCGGGGCGCTTCACCCAGATGCAGATCGACTGCGGATGATGCTGGAGGTCACTCCACGACACACGCACATCGAGCGTCTTGTCGACGAGGCTGATGAGCGCCTGGCCATTGGCCGGTGAATTGTTCGCGGGCACGCCCGATTGTGCGAGCAGTCGACTCGACCACATCTGACCATGCACGGTGGCAGGCGCCATCGAGGCCAGCAGAATCGCCACCAGAAATACCGTGGGACGGGAAACGCGTCGGGGAGCGGACATGGGAATCTCCGTCAATGACGATCAGCGAATGATCGGCCGGCCGGAGCCGGAACGGATCAACGGCACTGCTCCTTGAGAAGATTTCGCGCGCATCCTTCCCGCGCCAGAAGACATCCGTGCGGATGCGTGAAACATGTCACCAACAGTCCCTTGCGCTTCGCTTGGAGTTTCATAATATACAACCATATGGTTGTACGTTCTTCCCTCACCGATGCCGAACTGGACCGGCTCTTCCGTGCGCTCGCCGACGCCACCCGCCGCGATATCGTGGCTCGGCTGCTCGCCGATGAGCCGGCGTCCGTGTCGGCGTTG
The window above is part of the Gemmatimonas aurantiaca genome. Proteins encoded here:
- a CDS encoding CHRD domain-containing protein, encoding MSAPRRVSRPTVFLVAILLASMAPATVHGQMWSSRLLAQSGVPANNSPANGQALISLVDKTLDVRVSWSDLQHHPQSICIWVKRPDSPGPSNDVALCLRDPIAQYRQQQGSHHFEVNLDRAQTYTPTFLQRHEKSVAEARSTLIAALESGNAYVSITTQQSPPGIEVGGQVRATAGQ
- a CDS encoding cation:proton antiporter encodes the protein MHDAHAFLANLTLVLCVAAFTTYLFQRIRQPVVFGYLIAGMIVGPHVGVPLFADRTMVTTLSELGVILLMFGLGLEFSLRKLVQVGPTAGLVALVDTSVMLLFGFFTGQLLGWSMLESVFCGAIVAISSTTIIVKAFAEQGVRGRFTELVFGILISEDLIAILLIAILTTVATGGGVSAGAVGLTAGKLVLFLAAFVGLGLLLVPRLVRGVVRLDRAETTLVVALGICFGGALLALSAGYSVALGAFIAGSLVAESGEARRVEHLVSGVRDMFGAIFFVSVGMMIDPRLVIEHWGAVAVLSVVVIAGKFIAVSTGAFLTGNDVRTSAQAGMSLTQIGEFAFIIAALGMSSGVVREFLYPVAVAVSAITTLTTPLLIRASGPFASFIDRNLPRSLQTFVGLYGTWIERLRMASVDAGMAPLVRRKVFMLAIDALLLAGVVIGVAFARDPMAAYLSQAMALSPAVSITVLYAVAALVAIPFIIGIVRVSAAFASLLAYRALPLSAGNRLDYAQAPRQVLMATLQLALVTVSGLLVVVVTGPFVPLGRGAIVLALIVGWLGVVFWRSTANLYGHTRAGAEVLLAALAKNMAAPAATEHGEPAPVPARDLAVVHRMLPGLGDPVPMLLTVDSPAVGRSLGELQLRSLTGAVVLAVTRGGERVMLPVGSERLQVGDILALAGTSDAIDAAREVLLGHADETGHAESSGHAA